The region TTGGGGTATTCGCGATCGCGCAACCCGTCGCTGTTAATCTCAACATAGGCTACCCCTTCAGCTTGCCACCATCCCGATACATTTGGCTCCAGCGCCCACCCCAAATTCTCATCAATTCTAAAAAAATTAGGCGTCGGTTCGTCTGGCGAAGGGCCTTCTAAAACTGTTTCTGGCTCAGTGGCGATCGCGCTTTGAGGTTGGGTGGGGTTGGGTTCCTGTGCTGTTTCTGGCTCAGTGGCGATCGCAGCATAAGGCTGAGTCGGTTTGGCTTCCTGTGCTGTTTCTGGCTCAGTGGCGATCGCAGCATAAGGCTGAGTCGGTTTGGCTTCCTCTACAGTCTCTGGTTCAGCTTGAGACCCCGGTTGAGGCGGAATATTAGCCACCCGCAATCCCACCTCGCTCACCCCAATGGCAAAGACAACGCTCCCCGCCACCAATCCTAAATGTACCAGCCAATTGGGTACCTTAACCTTTCCCATCTCCAACCTCCAAACAATCTCCGCGCTGCTTTTTGACAAGCGGGAGAGAACCCCCGCTCGCTTGCGATGTAGGATATTTTCACGTCTAACACCGTTCAAGCCAAGGGAGAACCATACCTCTCCCTGGGCACCTACTGCTTAGAACAGCGTGTAAATAAAGGGCGCAATGACCGAAGCTTGCGACAGGATAATCAAGGCCCCAACCATCACCAAACTAATAATCAAAGGTAACAGCCAGTATTTTTTGCGCTCTCGCAAAAAAGCCCAGAGATCTTTAAAAAAGTCAACAGTTGCTTCAAACATTAAAACGGTCGCTCCATACTTTCTCGCGTTCTCACTTGACTCGGAACTCTATAGGTTAAAGCATCTCGCTTCCATTGGCGCTGCATTGGGTCATTCCCCATCAGACGCATCACAATCCCCATTGGAGTTGTAATCAGATAAAAAATAATACCCAAAATGAGGCGCGTATTGATCCACCCCATCACCAAGCCAAACCGGGCCCAAAGCTGATAAAACGGATCGAGGGTTTGCGGTAAAGCCAAAGCCCAAACCCAAAACACCCCCGCCACAATCCAAGGCCACAGGGGGAAAGAATGCCGGAACAGCAACGGCCCCACAAGACCGAAAACCAGCACCATCATAAAGCCAAACAGGAGTCCAAAATCTCGCAGTCCTTTGCGGTCAAGTTGAGGAATTGCGTGCATAGCGTTTTGTTAGAGGTTTTAGCAAGGGTTCAAAGCGTGTAGAAAGCCTGCGTTGACAACAACCCATAGGGGAGTCCTGTCACGGTGGGTTTAATCGAGTTCAAACTCCGTCTTCCACGACTCATCGCGCTGCCAAGCGGGTTGTTCTGGCTTCGCTAGCAGGTAATTCTCCAGAACCAAATAGTCCATTTCCGTCCGCATAAAACAGCGATAGGCATCTTCCGGCGTGCAAACAATCGGTTCTCCCCGCACGTTAAAGGAAGTATTGACAATCACTCCGCATCCCGTCAGCGCCTCAAAATTGCGAATCAAGTCATGGTAACGGGGATTGGTTTCCTTGTGAATCGTTTGAATCCGCGCCGAGTAGTCAACGTGGGTAATTGAAGGCAACTCAGAACGGGGAACGTTCAGCTTTTCAATCCCAAATAGGCGTTTTTGTTCTTCCGTCATGGGAATGCGCCGCGACTCCTTCACCGGGGCAACCACCAGCATATAAGGGCTAGCACAGTCGATCTCGAAGTAATCAGAAACCCTTTCTGCAAGTACCGAAGGCGCAAAGGGGCGGAAGGACTCCCGATATTTAATTTTCAGATTCATCACCGACTGCATTTTAGGGCTGCGGGGGTCGCCAATGATAGAACGACCGCCTAATGCACGCGGCCCAAATTCCATCCGTCCCTGGAACCAACCGACCACATTCTCATCGGCGAGAATTTGCGCCAAACGCGGCATCAATTCTGCATCGTCTAGGCGCAGATAGGGGGCTTTGACGGCCTGCAAGTATTCGAGGATTTCGGCATCGCTAAACCGGGGGCCTAGGTAAGAACCGCGCATGGTATCGTTCGGGCAAGCCGTACGCGCGGGGGCTGCGGGGGTTGCCGCCGTCAGGGTTGAGGTTGCAGCCGCTTCCGTTGCTAAGACTAATTCTCGCGGTTGGGCAACTTCAGGGATATGGCGCGGTTGTTCGAGATATTCGTACCAAATGGAGAGGGCTGCACCCAAGGCACCGCCTGCATCTCCGGCGGCGGGTTGAATCCAAATATCTTTGTAGCCGCATTCGCGCACAATTCGACCGTTGGCCACGC is a window of Desertifilum tharense IPPAS B-1220 DNA encoding:
- a CDS encoding DUF5989 family protein, encoding MFEATVDFFKDLWAFLRERKKYWLLPLIISLVMVGALIILSQASVIAPFIYTLF
- a CDS encoding SxtJ family membrane protein gives rise to the protein MHAIPQLDRKGLRDFGLLFGFMMVLVFGLVGPLLFRHSFPLWPWIVAGVFWVWALALPQTLDPFYQLWARFGLVMGWINTRLILGIIFYLITTPMGIVMRLMGNDPMQRQWKRDALTYRVPSQVRTRESMERPF
- a CDS encoding carbamoyltransferase, which codes for MKILGISAYYHDSAAALVCDGEIVAAAQEERFSRKKHDPRFPQHAITYCLREAGISIQDLDYIAFYDKPLLKFERLLETYLSYAPRGFRSFLAAMPVWLKEKLYLKSLLKKELSTLGGCTSKDLPPLMFTEHHQSHAASAFFASPFQRAAVLCLDGVGEWATTTAWLGEGNKLTAQWQIDFPHSLGLLYSAFTYYTGFKVNSGEYKLMGLAPYGEPKYIDKILDNLIDIKPDGTFRLNMEYFNYATGLTMTNEKFSQLFGAPPRQPEGKLTQREMDIASSIQWVTEEVVLRLANTVKTEMEVEHLCLAGGVALNCVANGRIVRECGYKDIWIQPAAGDAGGALGAALSIWYEYLEQPRHIPEVAQPRELVLATEAAATSTLTAATPAAPARTACPNDTMRGSYLGPRFSDAEILEYLQAVKAPYLRLDDAELMPRLAQILADENVVGWFQGRMEFGPRALGGRSIIGDPRSPKMQSVMNLKIKYRESFRPFAPSVLAERVSDYFEIDCASPYMLVVAPVKESRRIPMTEEQKRLFGIEKLNVPRSELPSITHVDYSARIQTIHKETNPRYHDLIRNFEALTGCGVIVNTSFNVRGEPIVCTPEDAYRCFMRTEMDYLVLENYLLAKPEQPAWQRDESWKTEFELD